The nucleotide sequence AGTTGCGGTTAACGGATACTGCGGGGAAACTGATCAGCGATAACTTTTACTGGAGGGGGACCAAACCCAATGATTATACCGCTTTGAACCGCCTGCCCAAAACTAAACTGAAAATAAGCTCGGCGCTTTCCCGTAATGAGGGCAAGGCGGTGATCAGCGCTTCCATCAGTAATTCGAAACGATCGGTGGCTTTTTCGGTACAGGTGCAGGCCTACCGCAAAAGCGACGGGGAGCGGATTCTGCCTGCCGTAATGAATGAGAATTACTTTACCCTGCTTAAAGGGGAATCAAAGAATATCAGGATCACATTTGATGAAAAGCTGCTGCCGGATGGGGAGTACTTTCTGAAAGCAGTGCCTTATAATCCGTAAAAATTAATGAAGCCGTACATAAAAAGAGTGTTACTTTTTCCCTTTCAGGTGCTCCTGTATGTATTCTGAAGGCATCATTCCAAACTGTTTTTCGAAATTCTTGCTGAATATCTTGGGCGAATTGTAACCCACACGATCCGACACCTCATTGATATTATAACCGTCGCTCATTAAAGTGGCCGCTTTTTTCAGGCGGGTCAGGTTGATCAGATCGTTGGGTGTAAGGTTGGATATTGCATTTATTTTCCGGTAGAAGGTGGTCCGGCTCATATTCATATACCGGGCCAGCCGGTCAACGTCCAGTTCGGGTTCCTGTAAATGCTCTTCAATGATCAGATTTACCGATTCCAGAAAACGCTCGTCGGCTTTTGTGTGCGCAATCGTTTTGAGATGTGCAACGGGGGAGTTGGCGAAGTAGTTTTTTATTTTAGCCCTGTTGGCCAGCAGGCTGGATATCTGCATTTTCAGGTGCTTGGGTGAGAAGGGCTTTTCAATATATACATCGGCGCCCAGCTCAAGTCCCTGGAGGCGCGCCTGTAAAGTATTCTTCGCGGTGAGCAGTACACAGGGCAGGTGGCTGAGTTCTACATCGGACTTAATGATCCGGCAGAGTTCGAACCCGTCCATTACCGGCATCATAACGTCGCTGACAATAAGATCCACGATTTCTGTGCGAAGTACCTCCAGTGCGTCTTTTCCGTTGATCGTCTTTTTTACTTCATATTGGTCTTCCAGGTTGCTTTCGATAAAATCAAGTATATCCCTGTTGTCTTCTACTAATAATATTACGGGTTTCATAAAAATCAATTTCCATTATTGGGGTTCACCGGTAACTCAAGGATAAACAGATTCTGTTCCTGTACCTCCGTATCCAGTATCAGCGTACCATTGTGCATTTCTGCAAGGGTACGGCTTAAGGTAAGACCGATCCCTGTACCGGATTGAGCCGCTGTGTCCTTGACGCGGTAGAAGCTTTCAAATATTTTTTCGCGGTCTCCGGCCGGGATCACAAAACCGTCATTTGTTATCGTCATTTTGTAGCGCTGGTTATGGTCGCTGTATTTTAACGTGATCCTTACCGATCTTGCGGCGTATTTTACGGCATTGTCGATCAGGTTGCTGAATATTTTAATAAGTGCTTCCTCGTCGGCATATGCGTAAATGCCCTCATCCGCATCCAGCCCGAAATGCAGACGGTTGCTGTCTGCAATGGGTTTGAACCGTTGATAAATTCCCTGAAGCAGTTCCGAAATATTGAGTTGTACAAAATTCAGAAGGAACCCGTTTAATTCGATCTTTCTGAAATCCAGGATCTGGTTGGCAAGATGCATCAGCCGGTCGGTATTACGGTTCATCAGATCAAGGTTCCGCTTAATGGAGGAGGGGGTATCAACTGCGTCCATTATATTCTCCATCGGGCCTTTTATAAGTGTCAGCGGTGTTTTTATTTCGTGCGCCACATGGGTAAAGAAATCTATTTTGTCTTCATAGTGCACTTTTTCTTTTTCAAAGGCCATTTTTTCAATCCTTCTCTTATGGCGTTCCCTAGATCTGTTGATAAAAAACATGATAAGGAAATAGGTCAGTAATAGTATGCCCGCAATATAGACCAGGTAGGCCTCCCAGGTCAGCCAGAGTGGCGGCAGTATTTCAATGTTCAGCCGGGCGTAATGGGCCGGTTGCTGTTCCGTATCGCTGATGTTTTTTACAATAAACGTGTATTTGCCGGGCAGCAGTTCAGTGAAGTAGGCTTTCCGGTTTGTAGACAGGATGTTCCATGTTTTATCCAGCCCTTCCATTTTGTATGCATATTTCATGGTAAGCGGCGAACTGTAATCCAGCGCAGCGAAATCAATGCTGAAAGAAGACTGATTGTATGCGAGTGTAATACCCGGCGTAAATAAAATAGACTGGCGGAGCGGCGACTGCGCATCAATGGGCAGCTCCTTGTTGTATACCTGGAACCCGGTGATATATACAGGGGCCGGCAACCGGGTATCCCGGATGGAATCGGGATGAAAGCTGATCATCCCCTTTATACTTCCGAAATAGATATGGCCGCTCTTGTCTTTATAAGCCGATCGGTAGTTGAACTGGTCTGTCAGCAAGCCGTCAGATTTGGAGAATACCCTGACCTTATTACCGGAAGGGGTAAACCGGGCCAGTCCTCTTGAGGTGCTGAGCCAGAGATCTTTTTTGTCATCCTCCACGATCGCATAGATAACATTGGCGGGAAGATTGTGCTGCGTGGTATAAATATTCAAAGCACCGGTATGGGGATTGAGCTTGCCTAAGCCCCCTTCGGTAGCAAACCAGATGGTATGATCCGCACCGCAAAAAATATAATTGATCGTATTGCTGGCCACGCTTTTATTCGTTCCCGGTGAAAACAGATAGTGCTGCGTTTTATTTGTTTTGAAATCGTATTTGTAAACACCATTCCCGTAGGTGCCTGCCCATATATTTCCTGTGCTGTCTTCGCTCAATGCCCGGAAAAATGTTTGGGGCAGTGCTTTAACAAGATCAAAAGTATTCCGGGTCCTGTTAAACGTATAGACGCCTTTATCAGTACCTGCGATAATAATGCCCGTTGCGGTTTTTAGCAGGGCATCTGAAAAATTGCTGCCGATATCAGAATTAAGCGTATTGTAGTTCCGTATCTTTTCCCCTTTCAGGTTTAAAAGATCCAGTCCATGTAAAAAAGTACCGGCCCATACCGAGTCTCCGCTTACCAGCAGGCACTGGACGTTGGAGTAGGTGATGCTTCCTGTTGTTGCTGCCGGATTAAAGTTGATAAAGCTCCCGGTAGCAGGATTGAACTGGTTAAGCCCGGCGTCCTCTGTGGCGATCCACAGCTTCCCGTTTTTATCGCTTTTTATTTCCCCCACCGCGTATCCGCTGATAGAGGCTTCGCTTTTCTTAGGAAAATATTTTTTAAAGATCATTTGACGTGTAGAAAAATAGTTGACCCCGCCGAAATAAGTACTGGCCCAGATACCGCCCTGCCGGTCTTTAAACAGCGATTGTACGATATTGTTGGAGAGCGAATAGGGATCCTCGTGTTTTTTGCTGATATAATTGTATCTGTTACTTTTAAGATCCATGATATAAATGCCCGATTGTGTGGCGATCCAGTACTCGTCTTTTTCCGTGTTCAGGATGTCCATTACCGTAATATCTGTTTTGTCTGCATTATAAGTGAGCAGGTTCCTGTAGCTGCCATTATTTGTATCAAGCAGTTTCAGGCCTTCGTTGGAAGTGCCTACCAGTATGTTGCCTGCCCCGGCTTCGCAGATGGATTGTATCCGTTGGGAAACGGTGTTCCGGGATCTGGTAAAAACATTACAGACCTTATCAAACCGGTCATCGTCCGGATTGTACCGGGCTACCTGTCCGGCAGAGGAGCTTATCCAAAGGCTACCGTCCCTGAACAGCGTAAACGCAGTGACCTCATTGGGAAACGAATAGGTTTTCAATGCTTTCGTTTTGATATCAAAACAGTAAAGAACATAAAGCGTTATGTAATATACTTTGTCGCCCGCTACCCGGAGCGCCTGTATGGCCCCGTTGCCTGCCATCGGGAACTGTGTGAATTTTTCAGTAAGCTGATCAAAAATATAAAGCCCTTTCTCGGTACCTACCCATATTTTTTTATGCGCATCTTCCGACAGGCACATGATCGCATTGCTCCCGATGGTATTGGGGTTCAGCGGATCATTCCGGAATACCTTGTAGGATAATCCGTCAAAACGGTTCAATCCGTCGCGCGTGCCAAACCACATAAATCCCAGCTTATCCTGCATCATACAGATAACGGCATTGTTCGACAATCCGTCGTCTACCTGGTAGTGGGTAAAATAAAAGGATTGAGAAAAGCCGCCCGTGCTTCTTAAAAGCATAAAAACAAATATGAGCAGTATCCTTTTTTTCATTGGGGTGATCGCAGATCGGTGACACGACAAAATAAATAATTTACGGGACATTTCAGCCAAATACTGCGGGGTGGTACAAATACGGAGATATATGGAACAAAAATCACCTTTTTTATGTCAGAAGTTTTTCATTATTGCAGTAGCATTTTGTGAAACGATTGCATATCAAAAAATAACGATTGCTATGATAAAATCAGAAACTTACAGTGTTTTGGCAGATGAAGCGCTTTTCCGTATGTTCCAGAACGGCCAGACCGGTGCATTTGACGAGCTTTACCGCCGGTACCGGGACCCCCTGATCTCGGTGGCGGAACGGATGGTAACATCCCGGCAATTGGCGGAGGATATTGTTCAGGAAATTTTTCTCAGCCTGTTCAACCGGCGGTTGCGGATCGAGATCCAGGTATCCCTCCGGGCCTACCTTATGAAATCGATGAAGTTCAAGATCCTGAATGAGTTTCGCTCTTCCGGTGTGCGCAATGCGTACCGCAAACAGGTACATACGCACCGCAGCATGTTCCCGGGGCAGCATTGCGACTACCATTGCGAACTTAAAGATCTTACATCAAACATAGAACTATCTATAAGTATGCTGCCCGATAAATGCCGGACAGCGTTTCTGCTCAGCCGGAACGAAGAACTGTCCTATAAAGATATTTCCGGCTTTATGGGAATTTCCATCAGCACCGTAGAGAAGCATATCAGCAAGGCCTTGCGCCTTTTAAAGAGTAATTTACCTGTTGCCGATTTTTCAATTAATTAAAAATGATAAAAAAAATAATACCGGGCTTGCTGTTCATTATATGTATTCCGTTACAGGCACCCGCGCAGCGGCCGCTGGTGGATTATGTAAGCACGCTTCAGGGAACCAACTCCAGCTGGGATTTGTCTTACGGGAATGTTTATCCCACTATTGCATTGCCTTTTCCCGTTCATTCCTGGTCACCTCAGACCGGTAAAAACGGCGATGGCTGGAAATATACCTATAAGGCCACTACCATACGCGGTTTCCAGCAGGTGCATCAATGCAGTCCCTGGATGGGCGACTATGGCGTATTTTCCTTAATGCCGGTGGCGGGCAAACTGGAAGTTAATGAGGAGGCAAGGGCAACCGCTTTCCGTCATGAAAACGAAACAGCGAAACCGTCCTATTACAAAGTGAAATTTGATAATAATGTGGTTACGGAAATTACGCCTACCGAGCGTGCCGCGCACATGCGGTTCTCTTTTCCAAAGGGAAGAGAGGCTTATCTTGTTCTGGACGGGTACACCAAATTCTCCTTTGTGAAGATCATTCCCGGGGAGCGGAAGCTGATCGGGTATGTGACCAATGGTACTTTTATACCCGGGAATTTTAAAAATCATTTTGTTATTGAGTTCGACCAGCCTTTTGTGAACTATGGCACCTGGAGTGATGAAGGCCGGCACATACAGGAAAAGGCGTTGTTGGATTCCGGGCAAAAGGGAGGAGCCTTCGTACAATTCAGACCGGGTACCCGGGTACAGGTGAGGGTGTCTTCTTCTTACATAAGCCAGGAACAGGCGGCATTGAACCTGAAGCAGGAGCTGGGCGGGTATGCAGGGTTTGACGATACAAAACGGGCGGCGGATAAAGTGTGGAACGAATTATTGGGAAGGGTGCGGGTGGAAGGTGACAGTGAAGCGGATAAGGCGACCTTTTACTCCTGCGTATTTCGCGCCAACCTGTTCAGTCATAAATTTTATGATATAAAAGAAGATGGGTCCCCCTATTATTTCAGTCCTTATGACGATAAAGTTCATGACGGATATATGTATACCGATAACGGGTTCTGGGATACCTTCCGGGCGCAATTCCCGCTGACCAATATTCTGCATCCGACCATGCAGGGCCGTTATATGCAATCGCTGCTGGATGCGCAGGAACAGTATGGATTTTTCCCTACCTGGTCGAACCCCGGTATGTCGGGTGTTATGATCGGCAATCATGCCATATCATTATTAACGGATGCCTGGGTGAAAGGGATCCGGAATTTTGACCCGGGTAAAGCGTTGGACGCCTATTATCACGAAGCAACTAACAAAGGACCCTGGGGTGGTTCCAGTGGCCGCGAGGGAAGCGCGTATTGGTTTAGTCTGG is from Niabella beijingensis and encodes:
- a CDS encoding response regulator; translated protein: MKPVILLVEDNRDILDFIESNLEDQYEVKKTINGKDALEVLRTEIVDLIVSDVMMPVMDGFELCRIIKSDVELSHLPCVLLTAKNTLQARLQGLELGADVYIEKPFSPKHLKMQISSLLANRAKIKNYFANSPVAHLKTIAHTKADERFLESVNLIIEEHLQEPELDVDRLARYMNMSRTTFYRKINAISNLTPNDLINLTRLKKAATLMSDGYNINEVSDRVGYNSPKIFSKNFEKQFGMMPSEYIQEHLKGKK
- a CDS encoding ligand-binding sensor domain-containing protein, which gives rise to MLLRSTGGFSQSFYFTHYQVDDGLSNNAVICMMQDKLGFMWFGTRDGLNRFDGLSYKVFRNDPLNPNTIGSNAIMCLSEDAHKKIWVGTEKGLYIFDQLTEKFTQFPMAGNGAIQALRVAGDKVYYITLYVLYCFDIKTKALKTYSFPNEVTAFTLFRDGSLWISSSAGQVARYNPDDDRFDKVCNVFTRSRNTVSQRIQSICEAGAGNILVGTSNEGLKLLDTNNGSYRNLLTYNADKTDITVMDILNTEKDEYWIATQSGIYIMDLKSNRYNYISKKHEDPYSLSNNIVQSLFKDRQGGIWASTYFGGVNYFSTRQMIFKKYFPKKSEASISGYAVGEIKSDKNGKLWIATEDAGLNQFNPATGSFINFNPAATTGSITYSNVQCLLVSGDSVWAGTFLHGLDLLNLKGEKIRNYNTLNSDIGSNFSDALLKTATGIIIAGTDKGVYTFNRTRNTFDLVKALPQTFFRALSEDSTGNIWAGTYGNGVYKYDFKTNKTQHYLFSPGTNKSVASNTINYIFCGADHTIWFATEGGLGKLNPHTGALNIYTTQHNLPANVIYAIVEDDKKDLWLSTSRGLARFTPSGNKVRVFSKSDGLLTDQFNYRSAYKDKSGHIYFGSIKGMISFHPDSIRDTRLPAPVYITGFQVYNKELPIDAQSPLRQSILFTPGITLAYNQSSFSIDFAALDYSSPLTMKYAYKMEGLDKTWNILSTNRKAYFTELLPGKYTFIVKNISDTEQQPAHYARLNIEILPPLWLTWEAYLVYIAGILLLTYFLIMFFINRSRERHKRRIEKMAFEKEKVHYEDKIDFFTHVAHEIKTPLTLIKGPMENIMDAVDTPSSIKRNLDLMNRNTDRLMHLANQILDFRKIELNGFLLNFVQLNISELLQGIYQRFKPIADSNRLHFGLDADEGIYAYADEEALIKIFSNLIDNAVKYAARSVRITLKYSDHNQRYKMTITNDGFVIPAGDREKIFESFYRVKDTAAQSGTGIGLTLSRTLAEMHNGTLILDTEVQEQNLFILELPVNPNNGN
- a CDS encoding GH92 family glycosyl hydrolase; protein product: MIKKIIPGLLFIICIPLQAPAQRPLVDYVSTLQGTNSSWDLSYGNVYPTIALPFPVHSWSPQTGKNGDGWKYTYKATTIRGFQQVHQCSPWMGDYGVFSLMPVAGKLEVNEEARATAFRHENETAKPSYYKVKFDNNVVTEITPTERAAHMRFSFPKGREAYLVLDGYTKFSFVKIIPGERKLIGYVTNGTFIPGNFKNHFVIEFDQPFVNYGTWSDEGRHIQEKALLDSGQKGGAFVQFRPGTRVQVRVSSSYISQEQAALNLKQELGGYAGFDDTKRAADKVWNELLGRVRVEGDSEADKATFYSCVFRANLFSHKFYDIKEDGSPYYFSPYDDKVHDGYMYTDNGFWDTFRAQFPLTNILHPTMQGRYMQSLLDAQEQYGFFPTWSNPGMSGVMIGNHAISLLTDAWVKGIRNFDPGKALDAYYHEATNKGPWGGSSGREGSAYWFSLGYIPYKEVSESGAKSLEYAYDDWCAYQLAKLTGNKFYENVFARQMYNYKNVFDTTVGFVRGRDKNGNWVPKDFDPVEWGDPFTEGNPWQWSWSVFHDINGLIQLMGGADRFNAKLDSLFTAPNTVKYGSYGHEIHEMKEMVLQGLGQYAHGNEPVQHAAYLYNYSGQPWKSQKQLREIMRKIYNATPSGFPGDEDQGETSSWYVLSALGLYAVCPGTDQYVIGSPVFSKATIILENGKQFTIQAKNNSEQNVYIQSAKLNNKTYHKNWIRYADITNGGILELEMGATPNKERGVSKADRPYSVSLGN
- a CDS encoding RNA polymerase sigma factor is translated as MIKSETYSVLADEALFRMFQNGQTGAFDELYRRYRDPLISVAERMVTSRQLAEDIVQEIFLSLFNRRLRIEIQVSLRAYLMKSMKFKILNEFRSSGVRNAYRKQVHTHRSMFPGQHCDYHCELKDLTSNIELSISMLPDKCRTAFLLSRNEELSYKDISGFMGISISTVEKHISKALRLLKSNLPVADFSIN